A region from the Aegilops tauschii subsp. strangulata cultivar AL8/78 chromosome 5, Aet v6.0, whole genome shotgun sequence genome encodes:
- the LOC109766010 gene encoding uncharacterized protein — MFVLSQIEHNLPMPPHLLNRPLVDAIKAELERLLLDKVVANLGLCVSVYDILSVEGGFIFPGEGCSTYKVSFRLLMFRPFIGEVLVGKISGYDEKGLQVSLDFFSDICIPGHLMQFGTVRGEDGRWALKTEDGDELHLDTDDEIRFLVSSIKYPPIPVEQKEDDKPFAPMQINGSIKGDGLGLLAWWAAGEEEGEEEEEGEEEEEEEQ, encoded by the exons ATGTTCGTTTTGAGCCAGATTGAGCACAACCTGCCGATGCCTCCGCACTTGCTGAATCGCCCTCTTGTCGACGCCATCAAGGCCGAGCTTGAGAGGCTCTTGCTGGATAAG GTGGTTGCAAATCTCGGGCTCTGTGTGTCCGTCTATGACATCCTTTCCGTCGAAGGTGGATTCATCTTTCCAGGAGAGGGCTGCTCGACGTATAAA GTTTCCTTTCGGTTATTGATGTTCAGGCCCTTTATTGGGGAGGTTCTTGTTGGGAAGATCAGTGGATATGATGAGAAGGGTTTACAAG TTTCACTTGATTTTTTCAGCGATATATGCATTCCGGGACACTTGATGCAATTTGGCACAGTGAG GGGGGAGGACGGTAGGTGGGCGTTGAAGACTGAAGATGGTGACGAACTTCATCTTGACACTGATGATGAG ATACGATTCCTGGTGTCTAGCATAAAGTACCCACCTATACCAGTTGAGCAAAAGGAGGACGACAAGCCATTTGCTCCGATGCAGATCAAT GGAAGTATCAAAGGAgatggtcttggccttcttgcctGGTGGGCGGCAGGTGAAGAGGAGggcgaggaagaggaagagggcgaagaagaggaagaggaagagcaATAG